The Longimicrobium sp. region CGCGATGCGGAACAACCCGCAGAAGCGCGGCGTCTGCACGCGCGTTTACACCACGACCCCCAAGAAGCCCAACTCGGCGCTCCGCAAGGTGGCCCGCGTGCGGCTGACCAACGGCTTCGAGGTCACGGCCTACATCCCGGGCGAGGGGCACAACCTGCAGGAGCACAGCATCGTGCTCATCCGCGGGGGCCGCGTGAAGGACCTGCCCGGCGTGCGCTACCACATCATCCGCGGCACGCTCGACGCCAGCGGCGTCAACGACCGCCGCCAGAGCCGTTCCAAGTACGGCGCCAAGCGTCCCAAGGCGGGCGGTGCCGGCAAGGGCGCCCCGGCCGGCAAGGGCGGAAAGGGGAAGAAGTAAGCCATGAGCCGTCGCACACGCGCCGTCAAGCGCCCCATCACCCCCGACCCGGTCTACGGCTCGGAGATGGTGACCAAGTTCGTGAACACCCTCATGCTGGACGGGAAGAAGAGCCTCGCCGAGGGGATCTTCTACACCGCCATGAAGGTGATCGAGGAGAAGACCGGGCAGCCCGGCGAGGCCGTGTTCAAGCAGGCGCTGAACAACGCCAAGCCCGTGCTCGAGGTGAAGAGCCGCCGCGTGGGCGGCGCCACCTACCAGGTGCCCGTCGAGGTGCGGCCCGAGCGCCGCACCGCCCTGGGAATGCGCTGGCTGGTGGGCTATGCCCGCGCCCGCGGCGAGAAGACCATGGCCGACCGCCTGGCGGCCGAGCTGATGGCCGCCTCGCGCAACGAGGGCGCCACGATCAAGAAGAAGGACGACACGCACCGCATGGCCGAGGCCAACAAGGCGTTCGCCCACTACCGCTGGTAAGACGTCGCGACCCGACGATTCATCGCCGGCCGGTAGAAGCACTGAACTAGTCTGGAGCCGCGGCGGCGCGGCGAGCGGTACCCCGCTCCCGCGCCCCGCGCTTTCCGCGTAACTGGATAGAGCAAACCATGGCTCGCACGACACCGCTCGAGAAGTACCGCAACATCGGCATCATGGCGCACATCGATGCCGGCAAGACCACGACGACCGAGCGCATCCTGTA contains the following coding sequences:
- the rpsL gene encoding 30S ribosomal protein S12, which translates into the protein MPTINQLVRKGRETLEKKSKSPAMRNNPQKRGVCTRVYTTTPKKPNSALRKVARVRLTNGFEVTAYIPGEGHNLQEHSIVLIRGGRVKDLPGVRYHIIRGTLDASGVNDRRQSRSKYGAKRPKAGGAGKGAPAGKGGKGKK
- the rpsG gene encoding 30S ribosomal protein S7, coding for MSRRTRAVKRPITPDPVYGSEMVTKFVNTLMLDGKKSLAEGIFYTAMKVIEEKTGQPGEAVFKQALNNAKPVLEVKSRRVGGATYQVPVEVRPERRTALGMRWLVGYARARGEKTMADRLAAELMAASRNEGATIKKKDDTHRMAEANKAFAHYRW